A genomic stretch from Parvularculales bacterium includes:
- a CDS encoding ABC transporter ATP-binding protein, whose product MKSKSKSDILLEMRDIHIEGFADEKWNPIIKGVNLTLRRGEVLGLIGESGAGKSTLGKAAMGYAQPGCRITRGSIIFKGEELQGRDDRELQHLWGSRIAYVAQSAAASFNPAHKLLDQTVASTVREGIKPASEARKDAHALFASLLLPHPDTIGDRFPHQVSGGQLQRIMTAMAMSPRPDLIIFDEPTTALDVTTQVEVLTAMRRIVEDFNTAAIYITHDLAVVAQMADRIKVLRYGEEVEEAETRKMLAKPKEDYTKSLWSVRLLQKKAKSSDDVVLKMDGVDAAYGNDIKVLDDVSIRLPRGRTVSIVGESGSGKSTAARVITGLLPAGKGQVSFNDEVLPAKLKDRSHEQLRRIQMIYQMADTAMNPRQTVGEIIGRPLEFYHSLRGKEKEARVIELLESIELSEDFYDRLPGELSGGQKQRICIARALAADPDVIICDEVTSALDQIVQEGILQLLLRLQKEHGISYLFITHDIATVEAISDEIVVMLNGRVVEQGLKDKILAPPYPDYTKLLLSSVPKMDPDWLTKLIAGGKKPASKRGKAPQRRKATKKGKTAS is encoded by the coding sequence ATGAAGAGTAAAAGTAAGAGTGACATTTTGCTCGAGATGCGCGACATCCACATTGAAGGATTCGCGGATGAGAAATGGAATCCCATCATCAAAGGCGTGAATCTGACACTCAGGCGCGGGGAAGTGCTTGGGCTGATCGGTGAAAGTGGAGCCGGGAAATCCACGTTGGGCAAGGCCGCCATGGGGTATGCGCAACCCGGCTGCCGGATTACCCGCGGCTCAATCATCTTCAAGGGTGAGGAGTTGCAGGGCAGGGATGATCGCGAGCTGCAGCATCTCTGGGGATCACGGATTGCCTATGTGGCGCAATCAGCCGCAGCATCGTTTAACCCGGCTCATAAGCTGCTTGATCAGACCGTGGCTTCGACCGTACGCGAAGGCATAAAACCGGCCAGCGAAGCCCGCAAGGATGCACATGCGCTCTTTGCCTCGCTCTTGCTGCCCCATCCGGATACGATTGGCGACCGGTTCCCGCACCAGGTATCCGGCGGGCAGCTGCAGCGGATCATGACGGCAATGGCAATGTCACCCCGACCCGACCTGATTATTTTTGATGAACCCACTACAGCTTTGGATGTGACAACACAGGTTGAAGTGCTGACAGCCATGCGCAGGATCGTCGAGGATTTCAACACTGCTGCGATTTACATCACGCATGATCTGGCGGTGGTCGCGCAGATGGCCGACCGGATCAAAGTGCTGCGCTATGGCGAAGAGGTTGAGGAAGCTGAGACGCGCAAGATGCTGGCCAAGCCCAAAGAGGACTATACCAAATCTCTCTGGTCTGTCCGACTGCTGCAAAAAAAGGCTAAAAGTTCAGATGACGTGGTGCTGAAGATGGATGGCGTTGATGCCGCATACGGAAATGATATCAAGGTTCTGGATGATGTATCGATCCGTTTGCCGCGCGGGCGGACCGTTTCGATCGTTGGCGAATCCGGCTCGGGTAAGTCCACGGCAGCGCGGGTTATCACCGGACTGCTGCCAGCCGGCAAGGGGCAGGTCAGTTTTAACGATGAAGTGTTGCCTGCAAAACTCAAGGATCGCAGCCACGAGCAGTTGCGCCGGATCCAGATGATCTACCAGATGGCCGATACGGCAATGAATCCGCGTCAGACCGTCGGTGAGATCATTGGCCGGCCGCTTGAATTTTATCACAGCTTGCGGGGCAAGGAGAAGGAAGCGCGGGTCATTGAGCTTCTTGAATCAATCGAATTGTCGGAGGATTTCTATGATCGGCTTCCGGGCGAATTATCCGGCGGCCAGAAGCAGCGGATTTGCATCGCCCGCGCGCTGGCAGCTGACCCCGATGTCATCATATGCGATGAAGTAACATCCGCGCTTGATCAGATCGTGCAGGAAGGCATTTTGCAGCTGCTGCTGCGGTTGCAGAAGGAGCATGGAATTTCGTACCTCTTCATCACCCATGATATCGCAACGGTCGAAGCCATTTCGGATGAAATTGTCGTCATGCTGAATGGCCGGGTCGTGGAGCAGGGGCTAAAAGACAAAATCCTTGCGCCGCCTTATCCGGACTATACCAAACTCCTGCTCAGCTCGGTGCCTAAAATGGACCCGGACTGGCTCACCAAGCTCATTGCCGGAGGAAAAAAGCCTGCTTCTAAGAGGGGTAAAGCACCTCAAAGGAGAAAAGCTACAAAAAAAGGGAAAACTGCATCTTGA
- a CDS encoding ABC transporter permease gives MNTSHKKYSAKAEVGRVRVRRSRRERMWIELKKAPPTAIFGMIVILFYLVMAIGAPLFAPYGEAEIFKTPYAPWSAEHWVGTDQIGRDILSRLIYGARNTIGIAFITTLLAFLIGGALGLVAAITRNWLDQLISRSVDVFMAIPSLIFALMLLSIFGASTISLILIIAVLDSTRVFRLTRAVAVNVAVMEYVEAATLRGEKLPWVMRREILPNIMPPLVAEFGLRFCFVFLTIAALSFLGVGIQPPTADWGTMVRETANLIQFAKFDIKAGITPLLPASLIALITVAVNFVVDWFLHKTSGLRDEE, from the coding sequence ATGAACACATCGCACAAAAAATATTCAGCAAAGGCCGAAGTCGGCCGCGTCCGGGTGCGCCGCAGCAGACGGGAGCGCATGTGGATCGAGCTGAAGAAAGCTCCGCCGACAGCGATATTCGGCATGATCGTTATCCTGTTCTATCTTGTGATGGCCATCGGCGCGCCACTGTTCGCGCCCTATGGCGAGGCCGAGATATTCAAGACACCCTATGCGCCCTGGTCTGCGGAGCACTGGGTGGGGACCGACCAGATTGGACGGGATATCCTCTCAAGGCTCATTTACGGTGCCCGTAACACCATCGGTATTGCTTTTATCACAACACTGCTTGCATTTTTAATCGGCGGCGCGCTCGGTCTTGTTGCCGCGATCACCCGCAACTGGCTTGACCAGCTCATCAGCCGCAGCGTGGATGTTTTCATGGCGATCCCTAGCTTGATTTTTGCGCTGATGCTGCTGTCCATCTTCGGGGCATCGACCATCTCTCTGATCCTGATCATTGCGGTTCTGGATTCAACGCGTGTCTTCCGGCTGACCCGCGCCGTCGCGGTGAACGTTGCCGTCATGGAATATGTGGAGGCGGCTACGCTACGCGGTGAGAAGTTGCCATGGGTGATGCGCCGTGAAATTCTGCCAAACATCATGCCCCCGCTGGTGGCGGAATTTGGGCTTCGCTTTTGCTTTGTTTTCCTTACCATCGCCGCCCTCAGTTTCCTTGGCGTGGGCATACAGCCGCCCACAGCCGATTGGGGTACAATGGTCCGCGAGACGGCGAATTTAATCCAGTTTGCAAAATTTGACATCAAGGCAGGAATCACGCCCCTGCTGCCCGCCTCCCTGATCGCCCTGATCACTGTCGCCGTTAACTTTGTCGTTGACTGGTTCCTGCATAAAACGAGTGGGTTGCGCGATGAAGAGTAA
- a CDS encoding ABC transporter permease has translation MLPVLMTIFKRLFLGLVTLFVVSVIIFSSIQFLPGDFGQAVLGQAATEEAVAAFRAELGLDKPAYLRYFDWVGALATGDLGTSFSGRASSGYDRSRPVAELIAPRLWNTLFLASMAALIAVPLALFLGVTTALWRNTRYDKLASATTLTTISFPEFFIAYILILLLGTLWPILPSLANVEPGMPLGERIAKCVLPALTLTMVIVAHMMRMTRASLINLLASPYIEMARLKGESARRVILYHALPNAWAPISTVIAFNLAYLVVGVVVVEVVFVYPGVGQLMVDAVSSRDIPVVQACALIFAATYIMLNLIADIIGIITNPRLLYPK, from the coding sequence ATGCTTCCGGTTCTGATGACTATATTCAAACGCCTTTTCCTTGGGCTGGTGACCCTTTTTGTCGTCTCCGTCATCATCTTCTCATCGATTCAATTCCTGCCGGGTGATTTTGGCCAGGCGGTTCTGGGCCAAGCGGCGACTGAAGAGGCGGTTGCGGCATTCCGGGCCGAACTCGGCCTCGATAAGCCTGCCTATCTGCGCTATTTCGACTGGGTGGGTGCGCTGGCGACCGGCGATCTCGGAACATCATTCTCAGGGCGGGCTAGTTCCGGCTACGACCGTTCACGCCCAGTGGCCGAACTTATTGCGCCGCGGCTGTGGAACACATTGTTTCTGGCGAGTATGGCCGCCCTGATCGCGGTACCCCTGGCTCTTTTCCTCGGTGTCACCACTGCGCTTTGGCGCAATACCCGCTACGACAAACTGGCGAGTGCCACCACGCTGACAACGATTTCCTTTCCCGAATTCTTCATTGCCTATATTCTGATCCTCCTGCTCGGTACACTCTGGCCGATCCTGCCTTCGCTGGCTAATGTCGAGCCGGGAATGCCGCTGGGCGAACGCATCGCCAAATGCGTTTTGCCGGCCCTGACGCTGACCATGGTTATCGTTGCGCATATGATGCGGATGACGCGGGCATCGCTGATCAACCTGCTGGCATCTCCATATATCGAGATGGCGCGCCTGAAAGGCGAAAGCGCAAGGCGTGTCATTCTGTATCATGCGCTGCCCAATGCCTGGGCCCCCATTTCAACCGTGATTGCGTTCAATCTTGCCTATCTGGTTGTCGGCGTTGTCGTGGTTGAGGTGGTCTTTGTCTATCCCGGTGTCGGCCAGTTGATGGTGGATGCTGTCAGCTCGCGCGACATTCCCGTTGTTCAGGCCTGCGCACTGATTTTTGCGGCCACATACATCATGCTGAACCTTATCGCCGACATTATCGGCATCATCACCAACCCGAGGCTCCTGTATCCGAAATGA